The genomic stretch GGTTGCCATCTGTGGGGATTACACTGAGTTGCCACCAGCAGGCTGTGAAGGTGCCTGCTTCTCCCAGGCCCTCCAGCACGGTGTGTTGTTAAAAAGTTTTGGCTTCAGGACAATATAATGAGTGAAAAATGTTATCTCGGTatcattttaatttgtgtttgtCTTATTATTGACCATGTTGTGTCGGACCACTTCTGAGAGGTCAGACTCGTGGAGAAAGTCATTTTGCTTGTCTTAAGTGTGTTTCTTCACCTCTCCCCTCCAAATTTGTGTAAACAGCTTTTGTTCTGCCAAGTCTTCAAAATTCCCAGTAGATAGTAGGGGACCCAGGGTTGCCAAATTTCAGTTGGACTTTATCCTTCCACTAAGCCCAGGAATTTTCTTCTTGGCACTAACCAGGTAAAGGGATGTTTACGGTGGCCTAAGACCCAGCGAGCTTTATAATAGGCCCTGCCACGATGGATAAATTAGTCTATTTCCTCTCACCAAAGAGAATTGGAGATTTAACCAGTGTGGAGAgaaggatttgtctttctcttttccagaatACACTTTGCTCTACTTCCTCTATAAAATATCACTGATTTAGCTCCAAATAAACTGCTTAACTTTCAGAAACTTTAAGCTATCCCATTCCCAGGTGTCTAGATTTTTGTTCCAGCATGACTGAGGGTTGGCAGTACAAAAAGGAGAGGATCTTTGTGGCTTACTTCCCTTCGGAAACCTCTTCAACTATACCTTTCTGTCCCGTCCTGTTCCCACCCCAGACGTCTGGCAGGCTCTTGGGCCTGTGGCCCATCCCCCATCTCCCGGGCCAACCATTGTCCACCCCACAACTCATCTTCTGTGGCTGTTCCAGCACTGGAACAATCATTGTGTTGTGTGTTCCAGGAGCCATAGCTGCCACCAAGATAGTGTTACCAGTCTATTTCACATCCCAGGCTTGGTGAGGCATGGTGGGTGGGGTGTTGGGGAGATGCCCAGTCTCCCCCTGCACCCAGGGTTCTTTGGGTCAGTCACAGCTCTGTTACTTGTGAGAAGTCTGGGTGGTCTGAGACCTACATAGAGCATCTTCTTTTAAACTCCTCTGtagaatatttatttagcaaGTAAGTTAAAAGCACAGGAAGAAGGGGGGTTGTCTTGTGCCCCTTTTCCTATTCTTTTGATATTGTGTTCTGGTTTTCTGTGTTTACAGGTCTGCAATCCTGCCACATGTACTGTTTTGGCAGCTTGCTTTTTTCATCTAACGATGTGTATTGGACATCTTTCCATGTTAGTATAATTAAGGCCGCTATATTCTTTCTGTTGGCTAACCCGTGGTGCACATGTGCTGTGAAACCACACCCCTTGcagtgggcatttgggttgctagCAGattctggaagtggaattgctgggtaaaaGGATAtgattgttttgaattttattagatTAAGCCATATGCTTTCAACTGTCCTTACTACCTTGGTCCAACATGTCCCAGTTTCTGAAGGGAGCTGTAGGAAGTAAGCCTGCAGCTTTCTCTTCAGTCACCATCTCTTGTTCTGGGTCAGAGAGCCAGGAACGCACACATGGAGACTTAAAAAAGATAGGTAAAGGGTGGGAATAGAGCAGAGAACCTCactatacagaaaataaatatttaaacttgtGTATttgattagaaaatgaaaaactacaaatacattttaataagtgAAACATTTCCCTCCACCCTCTGTTTTCCCCTTAGAGAAATGGTGGTATTATTTGTGTCCTTCCAAAGATGTTTTCTGTTTATACAGGCAGGTATaaatataaactttcctctttttcACACAGTTGTTAGTTAGCATGCTGCTTTGTACAGTGTAGTTTGTACCCCAGAAAATCATACtgtcttttttagtttttctgtatttctgagtACAAGTATAAATCTAGAAAGGATAGAAAAGTAGACTGCCTCAAATATTactttctgtgtgttttcttttaaagcaaagTTTTGATCAAAGCACTCCTTTTTGAAGAGTATAGATGCCTCTAGTGACAGGCCACTGAAGGATCAGGTGGTGACACTTATAGAGTGATGGCTGCCCAGAGTCAGATCAGTGAGACCTGGACAGAAAGCTTGAGAGCCTGATGGTTCTGGGAGTCGAGAGGGATTTTGATCTGCTGTCGGCTCCCTTGGAGACAGATATAGGGCTCATCCAGCCTGATCGCCTACCTCCACATCCCATAGAGGGCGTGCCCACTGCCCAGGCAGCCGTGCAGTCACTGGAATGTCCTAGTCACACCATCCTGGCAGGTAACCACAGCTCTGCTTCTTAAGGAGACATTTGGGGGTTGCATCAGCTCATTCATTCTTCCTTGCTCTTTTCACAGATGAGCGTGGGTCAGAGAGCCAAGCTGACTATCTCCCCAGACTATGCCTATGGCGCCACTGGGCACCCAGGCATCATCCCGCCAAATGCCACTCTCGTCTTTGATGTGGAGCTTCTAAAACTGGAATGACAGGAATGGCCTCCTCCCTGAGCTCCCCATTCTTGGGTAAGGAACTTAGTGCTGAAGGACCTTCCTTTGCTCCTTCCAAGTCATGCATGGTGTTTGATGAGCATCAGAGAGAACCAAAAATGccatgggtttttttccctttacagtCTCCCTCTATTGGCTATCCTTTCAGTTTTTAAGTGTACACCTTGGAAAGGGACGGCATGTGCTCTTGAAAGAACTCGTGGGGATGGGGCAGCTGATGGTAGCTGtttaaattaagtatttttatatgtAGCCTATAAACTAAAACTGAGTTGGGAACTGGAAATACAGGCCAAATTTTTAGTGCTAGCATTTTAGTTCTTTAGAGGTAAGATTGGGATGACTGACTTTGCTTGCCCTGCCTAGTTTCTGCAGCTCCCTCATCCATACAGTCTGTGGTTACTGCCTGTTAGAGGATATGAGAGAGGCATTACCACCTGGGCCACCTGCCTCGGGGAGCAAGCCCAGGACACACGAGGACAGACAGCAGGCCAGCTTGTTATCAGTGggttgaaaggtgaggcctaagGATGCTTATGAAGTGTAAAGGATGCTCTCAGTCTAGGAGAGGCTCTTAGGGACCTAAGTCAGCCTTTCTGTGCAAcaagtgaggagactgaggccttACTCAAGGTCACATCCAGACAGTGGCAAATTCGGACAGAACCCTTTTCTGCATCCCCTTCCTggacctttttttccttcctctaccCTCATTTCTAGGCAACCAAACTCAATATCCTAATGGCACCTAACTTTTCATGTGGGTATAAGAATCATAAAACACATGAATGTTTGTCATCTTCTTTCCACATGGCCCCAGACCTCTGCATTTTCTCCCCTCCCGCCCCTGGAACCAGAGGGCCACAGCCAGGGGCTGGGTGAGAATGCTTTTGTTTGAAAATGGTAGCAAGTGGCAGCCAGCCTGTTATGGAGTATCTTTGTCCTACTATGGACTTTTTTAAATAGAGGAGCCTTTTTTATTATTAGCTATTTCCTCCCAGTGGTTTGATCCCTAAACACCTGGGTCATCCAGGCCTGGTCAGGTTTGAGGACTCTGGCTACCCCACTTGTCATTCCTGCCGGGAGGGAATTCTGACACTTTACAGAGAGCCTCTCTCTGCCCAGAGGTCTACACCTAGTCCCCACCCTGGAAAGCTGAGTCCTTTGAACATAATGTACTTGAGGAAGTCTTGGAGTTACCCTGATTTGGGAACAGGCTTTCTGGAAATCTGGAAGgacagaggaaggggagaaagaggggagagagggctgAATGGCTATGAGTCACCCTGGCCTAAGCCTCCCCACACACTGCCAAAGCACAGCTCAGAGCTTCATGAAAGGGTCTTGAGGGAAAGCCCAAGGGCAAACCCAGAAAGTTACAGGTTTGAGAGAGTGAATGAAGACTGCAGACATTTTCTCAGTCTGTTCAACATGAGGAAAACCAGCTTCGGGCTGTGCACATTTAAGCCCCTGGGAAGCTTTGAAGACTCTCTTGATGCCCAGGCCACCCCCCAGACCAGTTAACCGCCACCACTGGGAGTGGGGTCCAAGTGTTGAGGTTTTTTAAAGCCCCCAGGTGATTCCTATATGCAGCCAGGTTGGAGACTCATTGATCATGGGAAACTGTATTGTCAGCTGCATTGGTGGGCTTTGCCTCTCCTGCTATCCTCAGCAACAGAAATGTGaccttaggtttaaaaaaaaacacaaccaagaTGAGCAGGAAGGAGGCTGCTCGCCTGGGAATCCAGCCCGAGCCCAGTGGGCCCTCCCCAGCTGGAGCAGAAGGGGCGAGGGCCAAGTCAGACCTCACAGCTGTTAGGGAAGGGACTTGGTGTGGCAGCAGCCTGTGGCTGTCCCCACTGCACCCGAAAGGCGTTGAGTTGCTGGAGCTCACCAACTTTTGTCTCCAACAGATGTGCCACGGAAGGGCCGGCCGCCCCCAGGTGCGCACGGCGAGTCCGTGCGGAGCTCTTCCTGATGTTCCACCACACTCTTTGTACAGACATCTTCCCCGACTGAATGTGTTCTGTCACCGGCTTTgctcttcccctttctcctcgTATGTGTGTTGACCTGAACTGTATGCCATAAACCTCAAGTTAcccattttagtttgtttttgttttggggtgaaGATTGAGTTTCAGTCCTTTGGATCTAGGTTTCCAGTTAAGTACTAGTCAAGTATTAACAGCACAAATAATGGGTTAACTTTAGAATAGGAATTGGTGTTGGGGGGAGTGCaagaatctttattttattttatttttttttggatgaaagttttatctattatatattaaaCATTCTTGCTGCTGCGCTGCAAAGCCATAGCAGATTTGAGGCGCTTTTGAGGGCCGAATTATTCTCCAAGTTGAGAGATGTCCTCGGGTTGAATTAAAAGCCCTACCCAAAACTAAAGTGGGAAGGGGAGAGCCTTTGCCTCCActgtcccacccccaccctccccttaACCCTCTGCCTTTTGAAAGCAGATCATTTTCACTGAGATGTTGGACACTACAGGTGTCTGTCACCGGGCCAGCAGGGACCTCTGAAGCCTTCTTCATGgcctggctttttgtttttttttttttttctttttttccatcctgTGGTTTTCTAATGGATATTTAGGACTTTTGTAATCTCATAGCTATCCAGGCTCCACTTCCTAAATTTTAAGAACTTCAATCGAAAGTTAAATTGAAGGTGCTGTTTGTAGACACTTAACACCCATGAAAGCCCAGCCATCATGACAAATCCTTGAGTGTTGTCTTAAGAAAATGATGCTGGTCATCACAGCTTCAGCATCTCCTGTTTTTTGATGCTCAGCTCCCTCTGCTGATCTCAGAGTTTCCtggcttctccttcctccctctcaccctctgcTGTCCTGTGTAGTGATTTGGTGAGAGAAATTGCTGCCTACTCGCCCACGCCTACCCCACCCCCTGCACTACATATGAGTTTCAAGTTTTATTATTGCAATAAAAGTGCTTTATGCTGGCTTTTCTCAGCTGTGTGTGATGGTGGTTACTTTCAGGTGCCTCCCCCTGCCCTTTGGTGCAAGGGGATGGGGTTAGGGTGTGGCAGTGGGGGTGCAGTGCTGGAGGCTGTGTCTTAGCAGAAGAACTGCAGCAGGAACATCCTTCCCCGTTGCCCTCTTGGGAGATGGGATGGGGGGGGGCAGTAGATCTGCATCTTCACCCATGGAGGGAACTTTGTGGAGGTCAGGCTGGGGTCGTCAGGGAGCCCCACCCCCTTGCCCATCATCAGATGTTCATTAAATGTGTGGTCTGGGTAGAGTTCTACACTGGGTTCTCTGGAGTTGCCAAGAAGTCGGGGATGCAGCCAGCAGAAGAACTGAGCCACCACCCATTTGGAGATGTGCTACCAGCAAATTGATGAAATGTTACGAAGGGAAGATTTGGGTTTTAAATAGGTGTTCCTTGGTGACACTTGGTGTGGAGGCTTTTTGTCACATGGACAGTTTGGTTGCAGTAGCTTCCCTGGCCCTACCCTGTATATGCTAGTAATATTCCCCTCCTCTGGTCATGGACACCAAAAATTGTGGTATCCCACACCTTTCTAGACACCTTCCACAATTTCCCTGGTTGAGGGCCTTTGATTTTAAATAGAGAGATGGTTCAAAGACTTGCTTAATGATTTTCCAAATCCATCCTTTTATTAATTTAAGTCACCAGAGTATCATTTCAGGGTTATGTCTTATTTTCCCCaaaattcttttataaaaattgccaaacaacaaataaaagatTTTTCCCGTGAATATCCATATACCCACCATGTAGATTCTGCCATAAATGTTACTCTACACCTACTTATCACATATTTATTCATCCCTCTTGTCAGTCTGTCCCTTTATGTTACATTTCAGAATAAACAGCAGACATCGCTACAGTTTCCCCTAAATATCATTagaatttaatatttgtttatactTTTGTACCCTAAAACCCTATCAAAATACAGAATACCATCTCAGAAAGTTCCCTTATGCCCTTTCCCAGTcagtccccaccccaccgccaGAGGTAacaattgttttgattttttctaCCATAGTGTTGCCTGTTACAGAATTTAATTTCAATATCATCTTAAACACTATGTCTTCCTGCACTCAGACACATAGGGAAGCTTTTAGTTCTCATTGAACTTAAAAGTTCAAAGAAATCAACTGGATCAGGGTCAGGTATCTGTGACAGGCAGAACCATGGGCCCCAAAGGATGCACACATCCTGATTCCCAGAGCCTGTGagtaccttacatggcaaaagggattttgcagatgtgattacatTAAGGACCTGATGTGGGGAGACTGTCATGGATTATGTTGGTGGGTctagtgtaatcacaagggtccttaaatgaGTCAGAGATGTGAGGATGGAAAGACATCTGAAGATGCCATGCTGctgcctttgaagatggaggaaggggccacaagccaaggaatgctggcagtctctaggagctggaaaaggTGAGGAGGAGAATCCTCCCCTAGGGCCTgaaagaaccaaccctgccaacacttggATTTTAGCCctgtgagacccattttggacttctgacctccagaactgtaagatgataaatctgtgttattttaagccactaagtttgtggcaatttgttacagtggCAATTTGAGCAAGAGGAAACTCATACagggtctttgtttcttttacttttaatgtaTAACAGAGAACAGAATAATAAcaaatcaggatttttaaaaaatctccaggATTCTACAGCTCTAACAAATCAGActtcagtttttttctccttcccctctaGTTCTTGCCCTAGGCACCTGCCATTTTTAGTTTTAATCACAGCCTAGTATAAATTTTGCATTCTGGTTTTTTCTCCACTGAATGTTTTTGATTAAGAATATTTGTTCATGTTGCTGTAAGGTCTTTATATCTTAAGAGGGCtgtaaataaaatcaaatgaatATACTAAatttaactgctttttttttttttttttttttttgtccacggcttgcaggatcttagttccccgaccagggtttgaacctgggccccggcagtgaaagcgccaagtcctaaccactggaccgccagggaatttcccttAACCACCTTGTTAAAGGGCAAATTTTTTTAGGAAGTAAAATCATGACTCAAATACAAAATGAACATGTTAAAGATTTTAgttaactcattaattaatgagagaACCAGTAAGACGTTTTAATAATAAGTCCAGTAGGAATGCTGAAATGAATTTGCTTAATAGATACAAAACTGGCAAAATTGGCCAGTATCCACAGACAATCAGTTAAATTCCACTGGATGAAATCTGCATTTCTCTGCACAAGAATCATCTGCATTATCAGTTTCCCTCAATGTACATCATTGTAAAGTAGCTTAAAGAGAGTGAAAGGTGGAGACAACCCagaagggggtggagggtggatgGGTAAATGGAACACCCAGtaactggggagggagggaagctctttcaaagtctttcacAATGTTTCCTGACACCCTATTGTTGGttacttaggttatttccaatcttttgcttttattaaaacaaaaagtcaaTATACATCTTTAAacatgtagtttttttctttcttaaatatcttGATTCTATAGGATAAAACACTAGAAGGACTGTAGGGTCAAAAGAGATTTTTATGACTTTCAGTTCATGTTGCCAAGTTGTATAAGCCTTTTCCCACACACCGAAAACAAATCCCACCTACGTTGCATGGCAGAAAATGGGTTGTCCCTTCCATGGTCTCCTTAAAAAACAAGCACTTTCTTTTTCGagacacccacccacccacccacttttCCCTCATGTTCCTTGGTCAGAATTAAATCTGTGGAGGATTGACTGATCTGGACCAGAGACACATCACCCCTTCCCCAGTGCTGGCTCCCCTGAAGCCCAGAGCCCCTGAGCCCCAGAACAGTATCCAGGATCTACtgacttcattttccttttcttcgtttttgttttatttttgagaagCATGACGGTTATATACACAGTCCTAAGATTCAGGAGAACTCTAATTCTGCTTCTGACCTTTGCTACAGCTTAGACACTGAACTACCCTGTTTCTGAGTGTTTCCATTTGTTGAATGGATtcggggtgggggctggggcaTGCATGGTAGGTCAGAGTGACCAGGTGAACTTTAAGATAACTTCCAACTCTAAAACTGTAATTATCATGTGGCCACacacctcccccgccccccaataACCAGGATGACACTTTTGACTACAAAAAAGCATTCTACTGACCCCTATTTGTTCCAGGAAAGGGCTGGCCACACaccctctgccccttcctctttTGAAATGTCCCCAAACTGCCTGGCCCCTTGCAGCTAACCGAGGATGGCCAAATGTACTTGACCAGTTAGTCTGTCCCTCGCTCCACAAATCCTGCCTTACGGGAACGTTTTCCAATGAGATACTGCGtcagtatttcctttttattcaataaaatatacTCCCTGACACCTTTGAACCGCTGCTGAAGCAAAGGTGACAGCAAAAGAGTTCCCATGCTGCAAGTTTCTGAATAAACAGGCTTTATTAACTTTATCTTGGACTTAGATTTGTCTTTGACACATGTGGGATGTGTGTCTGTAAGAATTCTGCCCTCAGCATGCACCTGCTTCCTGGATAAATGTGGGTTCACTTTGGTTGACAGCCTTCGACTGAACCGTGTTCTTAGGAACCACCGAGAAAGCAGAGTTTAGGGATTCTTGTTCAGCTCTCTAATTAAATTCAGTGAATTAATAAGAGACAGCTGACaccaaaaatgcattaaaattaaaatgccaaGGGCAGCACTCCCCTGGCTTCTGCCCAGAGTGGGTCTTATGAGTTCCCCGAGTTCCCTACATGCATCGGGCAGATTGATTACGGACCATCAGGAGCCAGGCTTTGCAGCAGCTGCCCTATAGAGTACACGGGAAAACAGCTGTCAGCTTTTATTAGGAAGGTGGAAATATTTGCTAGTGAGTATGTAGGTCTGATATATTGTTGGATCTGTCTGCCAAATGCCACTGTAGTTTTTCCTAGTTTagaattaatttgtatatttctcAAAGCAATAGATGCCCAAGATTTAGGGAAATAAATTCAGTTAACCACAGAGTATATTTATGGTATGCCATCCCTGTGATCAGTGCTGTTCTAGGTGTTAGAAGTGAATACAGGATAGGAAAGAGACAGGTGCCACCTGCAAGGACCTTCCATTCTAGTGGAGTTCCAAaacatgaacaaataaataacgTCAGGTATCCAGAGTGTGACAGCAGTGAGGAGAGCGGTGAAGTAGCCAGCTGAAGGCTGGGAGGAAAACTGTTCTAGGATAatggaacagcaagtacaaaggctctGAGAGGTGGTGAATTAGGGGTGCCAGGAAAACAGTAAGACCTTTTGAGGAGAGCAGACGTGTGAGGGGCAGAGTTGAGCAAGGGCCAGGTAAGGCAGGGTGTTACATTACAGGTTAATATAGTGAGCATGGTGGTGGCACTGGTGGATTTCAGCAGGGGAGTGATGTCTGTTTTTAGAAGATGTCTCTGGAAACTGGAAAATTGAAGGAGATCATGGTAGCTGGTCTCCACAGATGGCCCCCAGTGATTCCTATACTCCCCTTGATTCTGGGCTGGCCTCATGACTGCTTTCACCATTAGCAGGCAGTGGAAGGGATGTTCTGGGACTTCCAACCCCAGACCTTAATAGGACTGCCAGCTTCGACTTCCTTCCTCTTGGAAGCTACACGGAAAGGCCAAATGGAGGAGAATTGAGGCCTGCAGCCCACAGTCCCAGCTGGCGACCCAGCCAACTTCCAGCACCAACTGCCAGCCAGGTTGAGAGAACCACACCTAGACGTTCCACCCAGCCAAGGCCCCAGCAACAGCGCATAAACGAACAACCAAGGCCCCAGCAACAGCGCATAAACGAACAACCAAGGCCCCAGCAACAGCGCATAAACGAACAACCAAGGCCCCAGCAACAGCGCATAAACGAACAACCAAGGCCCCAGCAACAGCGCATAAACGAACAACCAAGGCCCCAGCAACAGCGCATAAACGAACAACCAAGGCCCCAGCAACAGCGCATAAACGAACAACCAAGGCCCCAGCAACAGCGCATAAACGAACAACCAAGGCCCCAGCAACAGCGCATAAACGAACAACCAAGGCCCCAGCAACAGCGCATAAACGAACAACCAAGGCCCCAGCAACAGCGCATAAACGAACAACCAAGGCCCCAGCAACAGCGCATAAACGAACAACCAAGGCCCCAGCAACAGCGCATAAACGAACAACCAAGGCCCCAGCAACAGCGCATAAACGAACAACCAAGGCCCCAGCAACAGCGCATAAACAAACAACCACCTCACTCAGCTCAGGGAAAGCACAGAACTGTGAGATTTAAGACACGGGTTTCGAAGTGGTTTATTTCACAGCCATGGATAATTGAAACGGGGGTAAGGAGGGAAGCACACACCAAGGAGCTGGCTGTTGGGGTTGCTTCGGCCGGAAATGAAGGAGGCCTTGACCCGACTGGTAGGAGCGAGGGTCGTAAGGAAGCGGTCCGGTTCAGGACACACTTTATCAGTGTGACTTTCAGGCTGGACTGTGAGGGAAAGAGCCCTCCTTTCCTGCCTGGCCCTTACTCCAGCCAATCCATAGAGACAACTAGTTCAAACTCCTCGCTCTCTCTTCTACAGTTACCACCATGTTGCACCAATTGCttatactgttgttgttgttgaagaaTATAAGATTAAAGTAAATCTTTGGAAAGAGCCTGCTTAATCAAGAAACAGAATCTCAGAGACATAAGGGAAATTATTGATAGACGTGATCAcctaaaaatgaaataaggaaCAAAACTTCTGTATCATAAAGAATACCATAAGCAAGAGAGCCATAATggagagaaaatttttgcaaatacaacaaaaatctcataccctaaatatataaataattctaaagaaaaaggcaatttagtagaaaataacattaagctactctaagaattttacatttcattGCTGTGTCTCGACCTATCACTTTTAGATATCTATCTTCTCATGTGGCCTCTTGTCCTCCAGTAGACACGCCCAGGCCTCTTCACAGCATGGTGGTCTCAGCTCTACCCTGCACTAATGTGATCGGTGGGGGGGgacggggaggggagaggggggcagggggacacccctcccccccacacacactccacaGCATGCTATGGACAGCGCAGGGTGGAGCCCTATCAATCATTCTCCTTGCTCTGCACTAAGCAAAGGTAACAAAGGGGCAGTACCCACCCCCTCACAGCCAGAGTGTGTGGGGAGGGTTACAGAGAAGGGGGAGCTGCAGAAAGAGATTCTTTCAGTTTGTGTATGAAGTCCTGGGCACACACTCAAGTGTCCTATGTGTGAAACCCACCAGAATTAACATACCGAAATCTTTGAGAACTGAACTGTGAAGTGGAATACTGCATGGTTTCAGATTGGCCTCTGGGTAGCACACAAGCGAGGCAGACCAAAATAGCCCTGAATTTGGAACTAAATTGACATTCAAACACACAGACCACAAAAGTGAGCCATGATGTGCATTCTGAACTGAAACAGGTTGAATGCATGCTAAAATGGAAGGTTTTAAAAGGGAACAGAGTCTTGTAACATAATACCCAAAAAGTCCAGGATAAAATCAAATATTACCAGTCTGAACTGGAATGAGAAAAGGCAATCAACAGATGCCAATATCAAGATGACACAGATGTCGGGACcatctgacaaggattttaaagcagccatcataagaaaaaaggaagaggggagggggagaaaggaaaaggaaaaggatcaACAAGCAACTATTAACACTCttgaaacacagaaatacaaGATATAAAGgaaaaccaaatgga from Balaenoptera acutorostrata chromosome 15, mBalAcu1.1, whole genome shotgun sequence encodes the following:
- the FKBP1A gene encoding peptidyl-prolyl cis-trans isomerase FKBP1A isoform X1, whose protein sequence is MLEDGKKFDSSRDRNKPFKFVLGKQEVIRGWEEGVAQMSVGQRAKLTISPDYAYGATGHPGIIPPNATLVFDVELLKLE